TCCTCCACACAAACCTTGGTCCCCACAGGACTAGTCGCTGGGACGACTTCTTCAACTTCTCCTCCACGCGCGACGAGCTTGGTTCCATGACTTGCACCATCCATCGCCGTCAACAGAGTCAGTACACTGACAGACGCGATAGAGGGCAGAGCTTCACCACGAAAACCAAGCGTCCGAATCCGAAAAAGATCTGCTTGATTTTTTATCTTACTGGTTGCATGGCGACGCAGGGCTAATTCTACTTCATCGTGGGCAATTCCATGGCCATTATCTGTGATTTGGATTTTCTTGAGACCAGCTTCCTCAATCTCAACGATAATCTGACTAGAACCCGCGTCAATAGCATTTTCTACCAACTCTTTAACCACACTTGCAGGACGTTCGATAACCTCTCCTGCCGCAATCTGGTTTGCCAGCACCTCTGGCAATTCAATAATATGAGACATCTTTCAGCCCCTTTCTATATCTATTTTCCTAGAAATTGATTAGTGCTATTATACCATATTTCAGATAGGACAGAAAAGCTCCACCACATAGAAGCCAAATCCCTCCACATAGACAAAGTCCCTTGCAAGAGGGCATAAAATAGTGTTTAATAAGGATATACAGGAAGTGATCACAACCTTGTATAACTGAAAAGGAGAGAAATTTATGAAAGTAGAACTACAGATTAGTGAAACTTACGAAGAGGAAAAGCTGATTGTTCAAGCACCTCAGCCGACAGATAAAATCCAGAAAGTCATCGAGTTCGCAGAAAATCTTGACCAAAAAGAAACAATCAAAGGAAAGATTGATGATCAGGTCTATCTAGTTAAGATTGGTAAGATACAACGCTTCTATATCGAAAATCGGAAGGTTCTAGCAGAAACAGCAAGTCAGACCTACAATATTGATTTACGGCTCTATCAGGTCCTTGAAATTCTGCCAACCAATTTTATCCAAATTTCCCAATCAGAAATCATCAATATCGATTCCATCTCTCATCTCAAGCTCACCCCCAACGGCCTAGTAGAAATTTTCTTGAAAAACGAAAGCTTCACCTACTCTTCACGCCGTTATCTAAAAACCATCAAGGAGAAATTAGAACTATGAAAAAACAAATCTTCCACGACGCAGCTACTGGTGTCCTCATCGGCCTCATCCTCTCTATCATCTTTTCACTCATTTATGCACCAAATACCTACGCACCACTAAATCCCTACTCTCTCATCGGCCAAGTGATGGCTCAACATCAGATTCACGGTGCCCTGGTCTTGCTCTACTGCACACTGATTTGGGCAGCTATCGGTATGCTCTTCAACTTTGGCAACCGCTTATTCAGCCGTGACTGGAGCATGCTTCGTGCCACTCTGACTCATTTCTTCCTTATGCTGGCTGGCTTTGTCCCACTGGCAACTCTTGCTGGTTGGTTCCCTTTCCACTGGATTTTCTACCTCCAGCTCATTATCGAGTTTGCGATTGTCTATCTCATCATCTGGGCTATTCTCTATAAAAGAGAGGCTAAAAAAGTAGATCACATCAATCAACTCTTGGAGCATAAAAAGTAAGAGTGCTGATAAAACCACTTGGAATAATAAAAAAGTCAAGCCTAAGCTCAACTTTCCAAATCATACAAATCTGAGATAATAGCTGCGACATGTTTGATATCTTCCAGCATGCCTCGCATTTCAAAGTCAGCCAATACAGGAAAGCCAAAGCGTTGACTGTATTGCTTGGCTGTTAGGCAGTATTGGTTATTAAAGTTACGATTTCCTGACCCAACCACACCAAAACACTTACTAGCATTGTTACCATAGGCAATAAAATCTCCCACCGGTGTCGTCAAAATCTCAACATCTCCGTTATCCACGCCATTCCCACCTTCGAGATAGGTCGGCAAAAAAGCGACATAGGGATGGTCCATTTCATAGAAATTTTTGCCTTCCTTGACCAAATCCTTGATATGAATCTTTTGGACCTCAATCCCCTCGTACTGGGACAAGAGATAGTCTTTCAGGCGGGTCACAAAACTCTCAGTGTTGCCGCTCAGACTGATATAAACTAAAGAAATTGTCTTCATATTTACCTCCATGATTTTATCTATAATCGAAAAATAACTACCAAGATTGTATCTTGATAGTTATTTTTTGTCAATACTTAGACAAGATCTTCTGTTTCCTCTTCTTCTGCCAAAGCTTTTTGTTGACGCCACATCTTATAGAAGACAAGGGCTAGGAAAAGAACATTGATGACGATATAGAAAATGCTAACAGCTTTTGAACCAATACTCATCCCTAAACGCATAGTCTCATCTTGAACCAATTGCACAGCGTCTTGCAAAGTCACATAGCTATAAATTGAACCAATAATAGCTAACAAAACATAGCCAACATAAGTATAATTTGCATATTGCAAATTCTTACGAACAAGGAAGACAATTGCTACTACCACTAAAATAGCAGATAGCACAATCAAGGCACTGTTAAAAATAGAATGAGATGCTTCTGCTACTCTATAGGTGTAATTAAGCTGGTCTTCTAATTGCTGAGCACTAATCCCTTCAATAGTTTTTTGAGCAGCACGAAGGGCTTCTTTGCTAGGTAAGGGGCTCAACATTCCAAACAGAGACGTAGCTGAAATAAGAGCAGACAAGATTAGCAAGACCCATAGATAAATTGGTTTCTTTTTCATGATAGAACCTCCTGATATTATTATTTATTTTATATTATAGCACCTTTTGTAAGGGAATACAAATCTTATAGTATAGTTTCTACCTGTTTTCGGTAGGCTTTTGGCGATTTTCCGCACAATTTTCGGAACACTTTATAGAAATATCCCACGTTACTGTAACCAACAGCATAACAAATATCTTCGATACTGTCACTAGTCGAAAGCAAGAGCTGTTGGGCAGCCTTAATGCGTTGTTTGTTTAGTAATTCTGCGAAGGTCGAATTGGTTTCTCGCTTAATCAACTGCCCCAGATAAACAGGATTGATAAAGAGATCCTTACTGATATCCTTGAGCGAAAGTTCTTTCTGATAATCACGCCCAATGACTTCTAGCACACTAACCACATTTTCATTCATTCGATATTGCCCAAAAAAGCGGGTCAGAGTTTCCTTAATATAAGGAACCAATTCATCAAAGGATTGAATAGCATGAATCGTTTTGACAATATCCGTTAAATCATCAGCTTTTAGATGTTCAAACAAGTGAAAGACATCCATGACAAATTGGATAAAAAGCTGCTTGGTAATCGGAACACGAGGTGTATTTTCAAGAACTACCTTCTCCAAGAGGTTCAACTCTTCTACGATTTGGTTGAGATCCCCCTGAATGATAACCCTATAAATCGGTTCGTAATAGGCAAAGAGACTCTCAGACTGTTTTAAATTTACAGAACCGTAAAAGAGGGCCTTCTCAGCATTCAGCTTCCAGCGTTCAAAGTATTCTTGATAAGGGGCTTCAAAGGGAGTAACGACTAAACCATCTAGGGGTTGATCAGAAATGAAAATCTGCCAATCTTGTCCTAACACATAGTAGGGAATGGTGAAAGAGCCTTGTTTTTCCTTGGATAGGCCTATCCACCAATTCTCCTTACCTCCTAGATAACTAACAAATCCAGCCTCATCTAAATCTTGACTGAGGGTCTGACTTTTCTTTCCTCTCTCGCCGAGCTGACCTGCAATCTTCTCCAGCAGATTTCCCAACTCTACCTTATCAACAGGCTTGACCAAATAGTCCACCACACTAAGGTTCATTGCTCTTTTTACATAATCAAACTCCTGATAACCTGAGAGTAGGATATAGGCTGCATCTGGTAAGATTTCTTTCATCTCCCGAATCATATCAAGCCCTGTTTTATCGGGCATATTGACATCGGAAATGACCACATCGACAGGATTTTCCTGAACATATTCTAGGGCTTCATCGGCATGACTGGCTGTTGCGACGACCTCCATATCCCACTTATCAAAGGGAATCAAACGTTTCAGACCTTCTGTCACCATGTACTCATCATCTACTAATAATACTTTATACATTTTCTCCCTTTCTACTCATCTTGAATTGTAATACGATACTGAACACCTGCTTGCTCCGCAGACTCTATAGTAATGGCATAGCGGTCCCCAAAATAGAGCACAAAACGCTCATGTACATTGACAATCCCGATAGACTGCTTTTGATCACTGTAACTGGCTTGGTGTTCAAAATGTCTCTGCCTTAATTTTTCTCGGATATTTGCCAGTTTTTCAGCCGACATACCACGGCCATTATCGACCACTAAAATTTCCACAAAACCATCCTGTTTAAGAGCCTTGATACTAATCACATTATCTGTCCGTCTATGGTCAACACCATGCGCGAAATAGTTTTCTACCAGCGGTTGCAAGGTAAACTTAGGAATTTTCATATTCTCTAGCTCTGGGTCTATCTTGAAACCATAGGCAATGGACTTGGGATAGCGAACCATGCAGAGATAGCTGTATTTACGACAAAATTCTAATTCCTGTTTGAGAAGGGTCTCTCTTTCGTCGGAAATATTGTTACGCAAGAGACTACTGAATTCATAAATGATATCTGCCAACTCATCTTGACTTTGCATAACTGCATACATACGCAAAAACTCCAGCGTATTATACATAAAATGAGGATTGATTTGAGCCTGTAAGGCTCGCATATTGGCATCCTTTTGACTAAGCTCTAACTGATAAATATCATGGATATTCTTTTCTAATCGATCCAACATATCATTGGTCGTCTCCGCGATTAGGAGCAATTCCTGATCCTTTTCAAGCGTATCAATGCGAAGACCTTCTTGCCCTTGGGCAATAGCTTGGATGGAATCCACCAAATCCACTACCTGCTTTTGATAATTAGCAAAAGTCTGCCTCAAAGTCAGATAGAGAATGACAATAAAGAGAAGGCTCAAACCCACAATCAAAGCAGAGCTAGCCACTGTTCCTTGTAAAACAAAGTTTTTAGGAACTGCCACCTGAACCTGATATCCATGAGAAGTCATACCAACAAACCAGTTCTCATGTTCCCTATTGACCCTCTCACCAATATGAAAAATCTCCGTATCAAATGGTGATGTCACAGTAACAGCCATCGGAATATGACCTCAGGTATTGTCAATAGCATGGTATAAAACTTCTGGATCCAAGGAGATGTAAATCACTCCTATAGATTGATCCGTTGCTGGGTCCAGAACTGGAATTCCAAAACTATTGACCTCTGGTTTAAAGGCCTCAGCAGGCAAGATATGACCACTTCTTTTATCCCTTGTTGACACATAAACTTCTTTAAAATCCTGCAAGACGATTGCAACACCCGTTATAGAGTCATTTTGGACATAAAGATCATCAATGTTTTCATACAGAGAAATAGAAGTTGACGAAGCCGCTTGATGCTCCAACAGCCAATAAAAATACTCAGAAGTTGACAAGCTAAAGTACTTATAAACCCCTTGTATCCGTTCTTGATTAGCTACTAAATCTTGCGCCAGTTGGGCTGATTCCCGATAATAATACTCCACCTCATCGACTGTTCGAGTGGTTACACGCTGGGCTACTCTTTGAGCTTCCTTTTCCCGTGAATCCCAGTCAGCGTAAGAGAGTAAGATTGCAAAACTCGCAATAATAATCATCATAACTGAACTGTAGGTTCTTAGAAGCGTATGTAGCCAAAACTGCTTCATTCTATTTTGTCGCCAATTTTTCATGGATACTTTCATAGACCGGTTCCAACATATCACTGATAAAGAAATGCCACATCCCAATTCCTACAAAGAAAAGTAGGGCAGGCATATAGTAACCAATTGTCACAAGTAGCACTGTCCCAAGGAGAACCTTGGCCACAGCCGCTAAGCTCATAAAGATGCCAATAAAGGATAGTTTGAGACTATTTCGATAGGACAAATCAAAATAAACTTGTAATTTCAAAGATACTGTATAAGCCAAAAACAGCAGGGCAACTACTAGAACATTCAAAAAGGTCGCAATCAAATGAATAATAGTCTGATGAGGCAATTGCACCAAGAGATACAGGCCATAGACCAAAACTAGATCCACCCCTAAAAAGCTATAGAAAATCAGGTTGCTGGAGACAAAATTTTGCTTATAAAGAGACCAAGCCTCCTTCAAACTGTATTCCCGAAAGCTATAACCATGTTCTGCATATAGGCTCATCAAGGTGGCACTAGCCGGCGCTAGACCAAGGATAATCCCTCCTGCCAATGTTAATAGCCAAAAGAAGGCTGTCGCAATCATCCCTAAAAAGAAACGATTAAAGACAAAGTCTAAAAATCTCCCCATGATATCCTCCTAAAAATAACTATGAAACTATTATATCATATTTCAAGCGTTTTCAAAAACTTCTAGTATCCATTTACAATCCCATCAAACCATGGTAAAATGAGAATTATGAAAAAATTATCAGGAGACAATTCATGAAAAAATCTATCTTAACTACACTGCTTTTTGCAGTTCTTTACTTCCTCTGCATGGGGGTTGGTGTCCTTTTGGGCAATCTCTTTGACCAAACTGGAAACATGTTTTATGCGCCTGCCTTTACTGCCCTTGTCGGCGGTAGCGTCTATATGATCCTAGTCGCAAAAGTTCCGCGCTTTGGAGCCATTACCACTATCGGCCTTGTCATGGCCCTCTTTTTCTTGGGGACTAAACACGGTGCCGGTGCCTTCCTTCCTGGAATTATCTGTGGTCTCCTAGCAGATGGAGTAGCTAACCTCGGAAAATACAAGGACCAAACAAAGAACCTCCTTTCTTTCCTTATTTTTGCCTTTAGCTCAACTGGCCCAATCTTGCTTATGTGGATTACACCCAAAGCCTATATGGCAACCCTTCTAGCAAGAGGAAAATCGCAAGAATATATCGACCGTATCATGGTCGCACCAAACCTTAGAACCGTCCTACTATTTATCGCAAGTATTGTCATCGGAGCCCTAGTGGGTGCTTTGATTGGACAAGCCTTGAGTAAAAAATTGGCACAGAAAATCTGATTACTAAAAAAGAGCCCGGCGGCTCTTTTTTATTTATGGCTCAATTTCTTAGTCAAGAAATCTCCCAAGAATTGGATTGCAAAGATAATCAAAATGATAACGATGGTTGCCAAGATGGTCACATCGTGATTGTAGCGGTTAAATCCATAAGCGATAGCCACGTTACCAATACCACCAGCTCCAACCGCACCAGCCATAGCTGTTTCTCCAACAAGAGAAATCAAGGTCACAGTTGTCACACGGATCAAATCTGGAAGGCCTTCTGATAGGTAAACACCTACGATATCCCAGAATGTCGCTCCGCTAGCTTGAGCCGCCTCAATAACACCACCATCTAGCTCAGCCAATACCACCTGCACCTGACGGGCAAAGAAGGCAAAGACTGCAAAAGATAGCGGTACGATAGCCGCATTTGGACCAATGCTTGTTCCTACGATTAGATGAGAGAAGGGTGACAAGACTGCCAAGAGAATGATAAATGGAACCGCACGGAAAATTGAGGTAATCTTGTCTAAAATCCAGAAGACGACCTTATTTTCCAAAACACCACCTGGCGCTGTCAAGACAAGGAAAAGACCTGCCACTAGCCCCAAGAAACCTCCGATGATGAAAGAAAGAACTGTCATATAAAGAGTTAGATAGATGGCTGTTCCCCAGCCTGCCTGACCAGCCCAGCCCATTTTATAGACATTTGGCAAATAGGTTTGAATCAATGATTCCATCTTACTGTCCTCCCTTCAATACTTTTAGTTGTACGCCTGCTTGACGAATGGCTTCTTGGGCGCCTGCCAACGCTGCTTTTTCACCTGACAAAACCACCACCAATTCTCCAACAGGAGTTCCATCGAGAATTTCGATATTTCCATAAAGGATATTAGCCGTTACTTGATAATGCTTGTACAATTCATTCAAAAGTGGCTCGTCTGTTGAAGCTCCAGCATACTTGAGTTGCACCAAGAGACTGTTTTCAGACAAGTGTTCCACGATTTCTTGCTTCTCAATCTTGACCATGGCTTCGTCAATACCTGTCGCTGTTGAGATAAAGTCTTGGGTCAAAGGTTGTTTAGGGTCTGAGAAGATTTCAAGGACACTGCCCTCTTCAATCAAATGCCCATCCTGCATAACTGCCACACGATTGGCAATATCTTTGACAATCTGCATTTCATGCGTAATCAAGACAACAGTCAAGCCTAATTTTTGGTTCAAATCTTGCAACAAGGCCAAAATCTGCTTGGTTGTCTTAGGGTCAAGGGCAGAAGTTGACTCATCTGAAATCAAGATTTTTGGATCATTTGCCAAGGCACGCGCAATGGCCACACGCTGTTTTTGCCCTCCAGATAGTTGTGAAGGGTAGTTTTCAGCACGGTCTGCTAAGCCAACCAAGTCCAACAACTTAGCTACTTTAGCCTTCTTTTCTTCCTTGCTGAGTCTAGAGTGTTTGAGGGCAAAGGCTACATTCTCCTCTGCAGTCTTCTGACTCATGAGGTTAAAATGCTGGAAAATCATTCCAATATCTTGACGTTTACGACGCAACTGCTCGGCCGTCAAAGTAACCTTACCATCAAAAATCACATCGTCGTCAATAGTAATTTTCCCTGCAGATGGTTTTTGCAAGAGGTTAATCACCCGTACAAGGGTTGATTTCCCTGCTCCAGAATATCCAACGATTCCGTAGATATCCCCTTCTTGGATGTGAATGGTCACATCCTTGACCGCTGTGATGGTTCTCTTCTTCTGATGAAAAGTCACATCGATCTGATTTAACTTGATAATATCTCTACTCATAGCTTCTAATCAGCTCCTCTACTAATTCAATATGGGTGTAGTAATCGGCGATTCGCACGTTCTCATCTCCACCGTGGTCTCGACTGTTGGCATTTCCTAGACCGAAGGCCACCATTGGCACCTCTAGGGCATCAAAGACCGTATGCATAGGCCCTGTACCCGCTGTCGTCGGCAAGACTGAAACGCCCTGTGGATAGAATTTCTTGGCCAACTCAATCACATTGAGAATGGCTGGTGCGCTCATATCGCTTCGATAGCTCATCTCTCCCAAGGTATAGTATAATTCTACCTTATCAAAGCCATTTTTGTCTAGCTGTTCCCGAATTTTTTCCAGAACATCATGCGGTTCTAGACCAGGAACCAAACGAACCTCTAGCTTAGCACTGGCTTCTGCTGGCAAAATCGTTTTGACTCCTTGTCCTTGATAACCTGACTGAATCCCTTCGATATTAAGAGCTGGCTCAAAAAAGAAACGTTTTAGAAAGGCTGCACGGTCCTCTTGTAAGAGAGGCAATTCCAAACCATAAATCTGGCTGATTTCCCCTGGATTTCGTTGAGCGTAGGTATCCACCAAAGCCAATTCACGTTCATTTGGTTTTTGAACTTCTTCGTACAAACCTTCAACCAAGATACGACCATCTGCAGCGCGAAGAGACTGTAAGGCTTGGAGGAGATACCAAGGAGCTGATTCCACAACCCCACCATAACTAGAGTGGATATCGACATCAGCGCTTTTCACCTTGGCATCAAAGGTCACAATCCCCTTATTTCCACCAGAAATTTCCAGCTGTTCCAAAGCATTTTTGGTTCCTTGTTCCCATACCAACAAATCCGCACCACGGAGTTTATCCGCATGTTTTTCCAGATACTTATCTAGGTCTGTCGAAGCCGATTCCTCCGCTCCCTCCATGATAAAACTGATATTGACAGGCAGGTCATCATGGTGCTGCATATATTTTCTCAAAGCACTCAAGCGAGCCGTGATATGACCCTTATCGTCATCAACCCCACGTCCATACATGAAACCATTGCGCACCGAAAGAGTAAAAGGATCTTCTGTCCAGACCTGATCCCCATCCGCTGGCACAGTGTCATAGTGGTTATAGAAAATCAAGGTCTTGGCATCTGGACGCGAACTCTTGAAATGCGCCATAACAAAGGGCGCCGTATAAGTCTCATCAATCTCCACTTCAGCCCCAACACGCTTGAAAATCTCACCCAGATAATTTGCGACTTCTTTGAGACCCACCTGCTGGGCAAAGACTGATTTCTTAGAAATCAAGGTACGCAAAACCTCAAAATAATGCTGGGCTACATGATCCTTTTCAAATTTTTCAATTTGTTCTTGTTCGCTAGGAAAAACCATATTCTCTCTACCTTTCTATGAACTACTTTTTCTGACAATCCCTGCTCTATACAAAAGCAAGAGGTGGAATTCTCTCTCCCACCTCCCTGTTTCTTATTACCAAACTGGTTGATCCAAACCGTCTGATGTTTCTTCGATAACTTTTTTCACTTCATCTGTATGGTAAGCTGCAACAACTTTCTTGATAGCATCAGCCTTTGGTGATGATTCCCAATCTTTTTTCGCAACAATGATGTTGTACCATTGTTTTGAGTTTTCATCAGCTTGTTCTTTGAAGAGTGCTTTCTTGTAGTCCAATTTTGCTTCTGTAACGAAGGTATTGTTTACAACGGCAGCGTCAACTGATGACAATGAACGAGCTGTTTGGCTAGCATCCAATTCAGTGATTTTCAAGTTCTTTGGATTTTCTTTGATATTAGCAACTGTTGCAAGGGCAGTTCCAGAGACATCCAATTTAATCAAGCCAGCTGATTGAAGCAAGTAAAGCGCACGGCTTTCGTTTGTAGCGTCATTCGGTACAGCGATTTCTCCGTTTGCTGGGATGTCTTCTACTTTAGTGTACTTGTTGTCACTTCCATTCAAACCTGAGTAAAGACGGATTGGAGAGATATAAGTATCTGCAATCGCTACAAGGTCTTTCCCGTTTTCTTTGTTCCAGTTGTTCAAGAAGTTATAGTGTTGGAAAGCGTTCAAGTCTACTTCGCCATCAGCAGTTGCCTTGTTTGGTTGTGAGTAATCTGTGAACTCTGTAAATTCCAAAGTGATACCGTCTTTTTTAACCAATTCTTGGATTTTGTCCCAACGTTTTTCTTCAGAACCGCTACGGTTAACAGTTGCGATTTTGATAGTTGTTGCATTGTCTGCTTTCTTTTGTGAGTTTCCGCAAGCGGTAAGAGCCAAACCTGCGACTGTAGCAAGGGCTGCTACACCAAGCCATTTTTTGATTTTCATGATTCTTTCTCCTTAAAAATAATACCGTACTAGTATCTCACAATTTGTTTGATTTCACAAATTGTTATTAGATAATCAGATATATAGTTTAAAACTATATACTTAAAAATTGAGAAATCACCCACCTGATTCAGAATGGATGATTTCAAAAAATTATTTAATATCAGCTTCTGCTGGTAGGTAAGTGTCTCCAAAGAATTGTTTAGACAACTTTTCAAGAGTTCCATCTTTGTAGAGTTCTTGGATACGTTTGTCTACAAATGTTTTCAACTCATCTTGACCTTTGGCAAGAAGTGGGTAAACGTAAGGTTGTTGGTCGCTTGGAAGTTCAATAACTTTCAAGTTGTCCAAACCTTGGTTCTTGATCACTGTTTCAACACCGATTTTATCAAAAATCTTGTAGTCAAATTGGCCATCGCTCAAACGTACCATGATTTGTTGGAAGTCTGCCTTAGTATAGTTAAGGATAGTTGGGTTGTCTGCGTGTTGTTTGTTATATTCCTCCAACTGTTTAGCTGATGTAGTAGCTTGAACGATCTCTGTCGATTTTCCACCGATATCAGCGAGAGACTTGATGCTAGAGTCGTCTTTCTTCACTACAAGGACATTAGGATTTTGTGCAATTGGGGCTGCATAGAGGTATTTCTCCGCACGTTCTTTAGTGTAACTAAGATTATTGACAGCCATATTGTAGCGGTCAGCATCAAGACCTGCAAAGACACCTGACCACTCTGTCTTTTCAAACTTGACATCATACTTGTCAGAGTCTTTAAAGATAGCGCGAACAACTTCAATCTCGTAACCAGTCAATTCGCCATTTTCTTCATAGATAAATGGTTTTGGTGAGCCATTGGTTGCAACGATAATTTCTTTCTTGCTAGCTGCTTCTCCTTCTTTCTTAGCACCACCTGAGCAAGCTGCTAGCACACCTGCAGCAACAAGCCCCAGGGCAGCAAGAGATGAGTATTTAACGATTTTTTTCATGTCATTTCCTCCAAAATAGAATACCTTATAATCTTAACAGAAAAAGAGCATTTACGCCATTATATGATATCTATCTCTGTGATAAGTTTTCTTTATGACTGATTTAAAAGACCAAACGCAAGACGGCAATCAAGACCACTCCGAAGAGAACCGTTCCGACTAGATTGCGATAACGAAAGGCCACCCAAGCTGTTGGAAAGACGGCTAAGAAGTCTAGCCATTTAATTTGAGATAAGTTACCAACCTTGCCTGTCACTACGCTTGAAAGAATCAAGGCAAAGATAATAGAAACGGGCAAGAACTTCAAAAAACGCTCAACGATCGCAGGCAAACCCTTATACTTGACTAAAATGAAGGGAATCATACGGGGAATCCAGGTCACCAAGCCAGAGAAAATAACTGCTAATAAAAGATACTTACTGACCATCTAAAACCACCCCCATTGTACAACCAAGTAACGTCGCAAACAGAACAGCTAGCGACTGAGACACCACTGTCAAGAGCAAAAAGAAGGATACCGCAACAACCGCTAGGATAATGAGCAGATTGCGGACAGGAATCCGTCTTTGCATAATCTGGAATTGCGAAGCAAAAATTCCGATGAACATCCCAACAAGAGCAAAATCCAAGCCAACGATTTCTGGATTTGGCAGTAGGCCACCCAGAGCCGTTCCGACAACTGTCCCAACAAACCAAGCCACATAGCTGTTGAGATTGTTTCCGTGCATCCACATAGGATTGACCTTGTCTGTATGGGCCAATTCGCCCATCAAAACGCCATAAGTCTCATCCGTCAAGAGACTAGACATACCGATATTTTGCCAGAGACTGGTATGACGGAAATAGGTCGACGCATGCAAACTCAACAAAAAAAGACGCAAATTGATTAGAAAAACCGTCATGGCAATGGCTGCCACAGGTGCTTGAACCGCAATCAGTGCCAGCATAGCAAACTGGGCACTCCCAGCATAAACAAAGAGACTCATCAAGCCCATCTCAACAGGTGTCACATAGGGCGCACCGATAATCCCACAGGCAAGGCCAATACTGACATAACCAAGGGCTGTTGGCATAGCTGCCTGCGCCCCCTCCCAAAATCCTTTTTCTTTCATCTTTCTCCTCATATTGTCTTAATAAATAAGCTGAATCAATTCCAGCAACAGCATGGACTATTATAACACATTCAGGAAAGAGAAAAAAGTCTGCTGATTGTAATCAGACAGACTCCATTTTATTCCATCGTATCAAAAGCAAGACTTGGTTTGGCATTGAGGTCCAGGCCTGCGAAGTTTTCTTTGTTCCACTCGCTGACGCTGGCATAGGCAATCATACCTGCATTATCTCCGCAGAGGCGCAGAGGTGGGATGATAACCTTGACATCTGTGATTTCGGTCGCTAGGCGTTCTCTGAGGCCTTTATTTGCTGCCACACCACCTGCTACGACTAAGGTTTTAACAGGGTATTTCTCCAAAGCTTTCTTAGTTTTTGCCATGAGAATATCCAAGACAGCTGCTTGGAAGGAAGCACACAAATCCTCTGTGGACAAGCTTTCTCCCTTTTGCTCGGCATTGTGATGAAGATTGATAAAGGCAGACTTCAAACCTGAGAATGAAAACTCCAGATTATCTTCCTTAATCATGGCACGAGGGAAATCATAAATATCCTGCCCCTGATGAGCTAGCTCGTCAATCTCACGACCGGCAGGATAGGTCAAGCCCATGACACGGCCGACCTTATCATAGGCCTCACCAACCGCGTCATCTCGCGTTTCTCCAACAATCTTGTAGTCACCAGCCTCGGAAACATAGACCAACTCCGTATGTCCACCGCTAACCAAGAGGGCTAGCAAGGGAAACTCCAAAGGGTCCACGCTCTGA
The Streptococcus toyakuensis genome window above contains:
- a CDS encoding DUF3021 domain-containing protein: MKKQIFHDAATGVLIGLILSIIFSLIYAPNTYAPLNPYSLIGQVMAQHQIHGALVLLYCTLIWAAIGMLFNFGNRLFSRDWSMLRATLTHFFLMLAGFVPLATLAGWFPFHWIFYLQLIIEFAIVYLIIWAILYKREAKKVDHINQLLEHKK
- a CDS encoding methionine ABC transporter permease, translating into MESLIQTYLPNVYKMGWAGQAGWGTAIYLTLYMTVLSFIIGGFLGLVAGLFLVLTAPGGVLENKVVFWILDKITSIFRAVPFIILLAVLSPFSHLIVGTSIGPNAAIVPLSFAVFAFFARQVQVVLAELDGGVIEAAQASGATFWDIVGVYLSEGLPDLIRVTTVTLISLVGETAMAGAVGAGGIGNVAIAYGFNRYNHDVTILATIVIILIIFAIQFLGDFLTKKLSHK
- a CDS encoding YesL family protein, whose amino-acid sequence is MGRFLDFVFNRFFLGMIATAFFWLLTLAGGIILGLAPASATLMSLYAEHGYSFREYSLKEAWSLYKQNFVSSNLIFYSFLGVDLVLVYGLYLLVQLPHQTIIHLIATFLNVLVVALLFLAYTVSLKLQVYFDLSYRNSLKLSFIGIFMSLAAVAKVLLGTVLLVTIGYYMPALLFFVGIGMWHFFISDMLEPVYESIHEKLATK
- a CDS encoding response regulator transcription factor is translated as MYKVLLVDDEYMVTEGLKRLIPFDKWDMEVVATASHADEALEYVQENPVDVVISDVNMPDKTGLDMIREMKEILPDAAYILLSGYQEFDYVKRAMNLSVVDYLVKPVDKVELGNLLEKIAGQLGERGKKSQTLSQDLDEAGFVSYLGGKENWWIGLSKEKQGSFTIPYYVLGQDWQIFISDQPLDGLVVTPFEAPYQEYFERWKLNAEKALFYGSVNLKQSESLFAYYEPIYRVIIQGDLNQIVEELNLLEKVVLENTPRVPITKQLFIQFVMDVFHLFEHLKADDLTDIVKTIHAIQSFDELVPYIKETLTRFFGQYRMNENVVSVLEVIGRDYQKELSLKDISKDLFINPVYLGQLIKRETNSTFAELLNKQRIKAAQQLLLSTSDSIEDICYAVGYSNVGYFYKVFRKLCGKSPKAYRKQVETIL
- a CDS encoding MptD family putative ECF transporter S component, yielding MKKSILTTLLFAVLYFLCMGVGVLLGNLFDQTGNMFYAPAFTALVGGSVYMILVAKVPRFGAITTIGLVMALFFLGTKHGAGAFLPGIICGLLADGVANLGKYKDQTKNLLSFLIFAFSSTGPILLMWITPKAYMATLLARGKSQEYIDRIMVAPNLRTVLLFIASIVIGALVGALIGQALSKKLAQKI
- a CDS encoding LytTR family DNA-binding domain-containing protein, which translates into the protein MKVELQISETYEEEKLIVQAPQPTDKIQKVIEFAENLDQKETIKGKIDDQVYLVKIGKIQRFYIENRKVLAETASQTYNIDLRLYQVLEILPTNFIQISQSEIINIDSISHLKLTPNGLVEIFLKNESFTYSSRRYLKTIKEKLEL
- the nrdI gene encoding class Ib ribonucleoside-diphosphate reductase assembly flavoprotein NrdI yields the protein MKTISLVYISLSGNTESFVTRLKDYLLSQYEGIEVQKIHIKDLVKEGKNFYEMDHPYVAFLPTYLEGGNGVDNGDVEILTTPVGDFIAYGNNASKCFGVVGSGNRNFNNQYCLTAKQYSQRFGFPVLADFEMRGMLEDIKHVAAIISDLYDLES